A region from the Curtobacterium sp. MCBA15_012 genome encodes:
- a CDS encoding ABC transporter substrate-binding protein: protein MITAPTKRLAAAVAVASAVALTLAGCSSSDPLSSGSGSGDSKTIVVGSQAYPSNEIIAELYAQELEHEGFTVTKKLNIGQRKAYWPEIEKGSISVFPEYNGNLLNFLLQEDGKSTTTETTTDGINSALSSALPSGVKALPSADASDADTYTVTQETADKYGLKSIADLSKIGGTISIAANPEFATAAYGPKGLKEKYGIDGTVNQQNDSGGPLTIKAIQDGDAQVADIYSASASIKTEKLVTLEDPKHLVPANNVTPIVSKDLDSKAADAIEKVNKLLTTDVLIELNRQNSVDQKSASSVAKAFLQDKGLL from the coding sequence GTGATCACAGCACCCACCAAGCGGCTCGCCGCGGCCGTCGCCGTCGCCTCCGCCGTCGCCCTCACCCTCGCGGGCTGCTCCTCGAGCGACCCGCTGTCGTCCGGCTCGGGCTCGGGGGACTCGAAGACGATCGTCGTCGGCTCGCAGGCGTACCCCTCGAACGAGATCATCGCCGAGCTGTACGCGCAGGAGCTCGAGCACGAGGGCTTCACCGTCACCAAGAAGCTCAACATCGGTCAGCGCAAGGCGTACTGGCCCGAGATCGAGAAGGGGAGCATCTCGGTGTTCCCCGAGTACAACGGCAACCTGCTGAACTTCCTGCTGCAGGAGGACGGCAAGTCGACCACCACCGAGACGACGACCGACGGCATCAACTCGGCCCTCTCGTCGGCGCTGCCCTCCGGGGTCAAGGCGCTGCCGTCCGCGGACGCGTCGGACGCCGACACGTACACCGTGACGCAGGAGACGGCGGACAAGTACGGCCTGAAGTCGATCGCCGACCTGTCGAAGATCGGCGGGACGATCTCGATCGCCGCCAACCCCGAGTTCGCGACGGCCGCCTACGGCCCGAAGGGACTGAAGGAGAAGTACGGCATCGACGGCACGGTGAACCAGCAGAACGACTCGGGCGGCCCGCTCACGATCAAGGCGATCCAGGACGGCGACGCCCAGGTCGCCGACATCTACTCCGCGAGCGCCTCGATCAAGACCGAGAAGCTCGTGACCCTCGAGGACCCGAAGCACCTCGTTCCCGCGAACAACGTCACGCCCATCGTGTCGAAGGACCTCGACTCGAAGGCCGCCGACGCGATCGAGAAGGTGAACAAGCTGCTCACCACCGACGTGCTGATCGAGCTGAACCGACAGAACTCGGTCGATCAGAAGTCGGCGTCGTCGGTCGCGAAGGCGTTCCTGCAGGACAAGGGCCTGCTGTAA
- a CDS encoding ABC transporter permease: MNLFAQGIAWIFDPANHVGPDAIGVRLWEHVWITLLAVGIAVVIAVPIGLLIGHTGKGRSIAVGVSGGIRALPTLGLLTLLALWIGLGVQAPLIALVVLAIPSVLAGAYSGVEAIDRVTIDAARAQGMTAWQLLVRVEVPLALPLIVGGIRAAVLQVVATATLVAYINAGGLGGYAFSGIANSDYAEVLGGSIIVIALAIAFEVLFAALQRLAVPAGVSAGSAGRARRNTRRSAPRAATPVEGTHP, translated from the coding sequence GTGAACCTCTTCGCCCAGGGCATCGCCTGGATCTTCGACCCCGCGAACCACGTCGGACCGGACGCCATCGGTGTCCGGCTCTGGGAGCACGTCTGGATCACGCTGCTCGCGGTCGGCATCGCCGTCGTGATCGCGGTCCCGATCGGTCTGCTCATCGGCCACACCGGCAAGGGCCGCTCGATCGCGGTCGGTGTCTCCGGCGGCATCCGGGCACTCCCGACGCTCGGGCTGCTCACGCTGCTCGCGCTCTGGATCGGGCTCGGCGTCCAGGCTCCGCTCATCGCCCTCGTCGTCCTGGCGATCCCGTCCGTCCTCGCCGGCGCCTACTCCGGCGTGGAGGCCATCGACCGGGTCACGATCGACGCCGCACGCGCCCAGGGCATGACCGCCTGGCAGCTGCTCGTCCGTGTCGAGGTCCCGCTCGCGCTCCCGCTGATCGTCGGGGGCATCCGCGCCGCTGTGCTGCAGGTCGTCGCGACCGCGACCCTCGTGGCCTACATCAACGCCGGAGGGCTGGGCGGCTACGCCTTCTCCGGCATCGCCAACTCGGACTACGCGGAGGTGCTCGGCGGCTCGATCATCGTGATCGCGCTCGCGATCGCCTTCGAGGTCCTCTTCGCCGCGCTCCAGCGGCTCGCCGTCCCCGCGGGTGTCTCCGCCGGGTCCGCGGGCCGGGCGCGTCGGAACACCCGTCGCTCGGCACCACGAGCAGCAACCCCTGTGGAAGGAACCCACCCGTGA